A single window of Finegoldia magna ATCC 29328 DNA harbors:
- a CDS encoding relaxase/mobilization nuclease domain-containing protein, which yields MAYLKVRSIKDISSSLDYIEKDEQTYYGLLVNELNGGRCEIENKVSSPIIACDSFVKYGIEYENKLKNEGLSVICSFDPQDKLTVTEALEITKEIMKEEFPNQPMVLASHVNGRNIHTHTIVSNYNNNSVNNYERLYSIQSKLRKNLNNVCIERGLSSMYELIWNEINNRIYQPSERLERKNKEIDINFKYRDKKKFSKREVLDFKIRSIIYEKAYSANNAIELFKEKGLKVKEENGIIYIKNQEKDRYRKLSKVIVDVNTREDLDKEIKSLYTDVKENKTNVKDILRSGDVEALKDLRKEVLAIHEKYFYMKNMFASLKVKRKENESFDDYRRRYKEEEKIFISKSSAFEVKILSDLDEDDEYLKKLLFSNTSKVKEMFNMLIEKANNKIFNREKEMEMNNEYKEIEEKEIGREYY from the coding sequence ATGGCATATTTAAAGGTTAGATCAATAAAAGATATATCTAGTTCACTAGATTACATAGAAAAAGATGAGCAGACTTATTATGGACTATTGGTAAACGAATTAAATGGTGGAAGATGTGAAATAGAAAATAAAGTTAGTTCTCCAATAATAGCATGTGATAGTTTTGTTAAATATGGAATTGAATATGAAAACAAATTAAAAAACGAAGGGTTAAGTGTAATTTGTTCTTTTGATCCACAAGATAAGTTAACTGTTACAGAGGCTTTAGAAATTACAAAGGAAATTATGAAAGAGGAATTTCCTAATCAGCCAATGGTATTGGCAAGTCATGTTAATGGTCGTAATATCCATACCCATACTATCGTATCAAACTATAACAACAATTCAGTAAATAATTACGAGAGACTTTATTCAATACAATCAAAGCTTAGGAAAAATTTAAATAATGTTTGTATTGAAAGAGGTCTGTCAAGTATGTATGAGTTAATTTGGAATGAAATTAATAATAGGATATACCAACCGAGTGAAAGGTTAGAGCGTAAGAATAAAGAAATAGATATTAATTTTAAGTATAGGGATAAAAAGAAATTCAGTAAAAGAGAAGTATTAGATTTTAAAATACGATCAATTATCTATGAGAAAGCATATAGTGCTAATAATGCAATAGAACTTTTTAAAGAAAAAGGTCTAAAAGTAAAAGAAGAAAATGGAATTATATATATAAAAAATCAAGAAAAGGATCGATATAGAAAACTTTCTAAAGTAATCGTAGATGTAAACACTAGAGAAGACTTAGATAAAGAAATAAAATCACTTTACACAGATGTTAAAGAAAATAAAACAAACGTTAAAGATATTTTAAGAAGTGGTGATGTTGAGGCTTTAAAAGATTTAAGAAAAGAAGTTTTGGCAATTCATGAAAAGTATTTTTATATGAAAAATATGTTTGCTAGTCTAAAGGTTAAAAGAAAAGAGAATGAATCGTTTGATGACTACAGAAGAAGATACAAAGAGGAAGAAAAGATTTTTATATCAAAATCATCAGCGTTTGAAGTTAAGATATTATCAGATTTAGATGAGGATGACGAGTATCTAAAAAAACTGCTTTTTTCTAACACTAGTAAAGTGAAAGAAATGTTTAATATGTTAATAGAAAAAGCAAATAATAAGATATTTAATAGAGAAAAAGAAATGGAAATGAATAATGAATACAAAGAAATAGAGGAAAAAGAAATTGGCAGAGAATATTATTAA
- a CDS encoding zincin-like metallopeptidase domain-containing protein: MTERFDNKKEYKNIAEKLIKVLENDDIDVNNWNKGFIGFHNPTTNKEYTGKNIIILMLSQMLSNYSDNRYLTFNQIKKLGLKLKKGSKGTCLNYVNTYRKDLKRNLTREELNDVELLRELDRKGLLQSYKKYFTVFNGDDIEGLEEITDTKVDITCIIDINEIASNIGVAVKNKTINTAHYNLDDDCIYMPKLNQLTSGYEHYLKTFFHELTHATGHKNRLDRKLGQYGLDEELHSTEELIAELGSIILAKYFNVNVDESLYKNSLIYIKSWLSPIEDNKKVEVLAAAVEQAIQAVTLITSKSKVEKAA; the protein is encoded by the coding sequence ATGACTGAAAGATTTGATAATAAAAAGGAATACAAAAATATAGCAGAAAAGTTAATTAAGGTTTTAGAAAATGATGATATCGATGTTAATAACTGGAATAAAGGTTTTATTGGTTTTCATAATCCAACTACTAATAAAGAATATACTGGTAAAAATATTATTATATTAATGCTTTCACAAATGTTATCTAATTATTCAGATAATAGATACTTAACATTTAATCAAATTAAAAAACTAGGATTAAAACTTAAAAAAGGCTCAAAAGGTACTTGCTTAAATTATGTAAACACTTATAGAAAAGATTTGAAGAGAAATTTGACGAGGGAAGAATTGAATGATGTTGAATTGCTTAGAGAATTAGACCGCAAGGGCTTATTACAAAGTTATAAAAAATATTTTACAGTTTTTAACGGTGACGATATAGAAGGCTTGGAAGAAATTACTGACACAAAAGTTGATATAACTTGTATCATAGATATTAATGAAATAGCAAGTAACATCGGCGTTGCAGTTAAAAATAAAACAATAAACACAGCACACTATAATCTAGATGATGATTGCATTTATATGCCTAAATTAAATCAATTGACTTCTGGTTATGAACACTATCTAAAAACATTTTTCCACGAATTGACACACGCAACAGGTCACAAAAATAGACTAGATAGAAAGTTAGGACAATATGGACTAGATGAAGAATTACATTCAACAGAAGAATTAATCGCTGAATTAGGTTCTATAATTCTTGCGAAATATTTTAATGTAAATGTAGATGAAAGCTTATATAAAAATTCACTGATTTATATAAAAAGTTGGTTAAGCCCTATAGAAGATAATAAAAAAGTTGAAGTGTTGGCAGCAGCAGTAGAACAAGCTATCCAAGCTGTTACATTAATAACATCTAAATCAAAGGTTGAAAAGGCTGCTTAA
- a CDS encoding single-stranded DNA-binding protein has protein sequence MNNVTLMGRLTRDVELRYTQSQVAIGRFTVAVNRRLTKDKRQQAEANNQPTADFISCVAFGKQAETIAQYVSKGMRVSLSGRLQTGSYQNKEGQTVYTTDVVVEQFDFIDSNNQHNNNQGYQPANQQPANNQQNNQPFDDDLGMDDMAFGEELPF, from the coding sequence ATGAATAATGTAACTTTAATGGGAAGATTAACAAGGGATGTAGAATTGAGATACACTCAATCACAAGTAGCGATTGGTAGATTTACCGTTGCCGTTAACAGAAGATTAACTAAGGATAAAAGGCAACAAGCCGAGGCTAATAACCAACCTACAGCGGATTTCATCAGTTGTGTTGCGTTTGGTAAACAAGCCGAAACTATAGCTCAATATGTGTCAAAGGGTATGAGGGTGTCATTATCTGGAAGATTGCAAACAGGTTCTTATCAAAACAAAGAAGGTCAAACAGTTTATACAACCGATGTTGTTGTAGAACAATTTGATTTCATTGATAGCAATAACCAACATAACAATAATCAAGGCTATCAACCAGCTAATCAACAACCAGCAAACAATCAACAAAACAATCAACCGTTTGATGATGATTTAGGTATGGATGATATGGCATTTGGTGAAGAATTGCCATTCTAA
- a CDS encoding JAB domain-containing protein, with protein MKLKELELVVRDTVIKYDGREKVIDNFLIESTKKQHNKPEAFEKLLFNYFSLFKDEKERLISILLDTKNKIIGIDLVSIGTLNSSLVHPRELFRKAILAGANSIIIAHNHPSNSTEPSSADIAMAKRLEKCGDILGIPLLDSLIIAFDSTPEKKGRLLSMRQNQDF; from the coding sequence ATGAAATTAAAAGAATTAGAACTTGTAGTTAGAGATACTGTTATAAAATACGATGGAAGAGAAAAAGTTATAGATAATTTTTTAATTGAATCAACTAAAAAACAACATAACAAACCAGAAGCATTTGAGAAATTATTGTTCAATTATTTTTCATTATTTAAAGATGAAAAAGAAAGGTTAATATCTATTTTATTAGATACAAAAAATAAAATTATTGGTATTGATTTGGTATCTATTGGCACGTTAAATTCTTCTTTAGTGCACCCAAGAGAGTTATTTAGAAAAGCAATATTGGCAGGTGCTAACTCTATAATTATAGCTCATAATCATCCGTCTAACAGTACCGAGCCATCAAGTGCCGATATTGCTATGGCTAAAAGATTAGAAAAATGTGGCGACATATTAGGCATACCATTATTAGATAGTTTGATTATAGCTTTTGATAGTACTCCAGAAAAGAAAGGTCGTTTATTAAGCATGAGACAAAATCAGGATTTTTAA
- a CDS encoding RNA-guided endonuclease TnpB family protein — MQQITITAKVQIVANDTDKVSLDETMSVYRDACNYVSDYVFRTHDLKQVSLNKVLYSTLRETFGLKSQMAQSVLKTVIARYKTILENQNKWIQPIFKKPQYDLVWNRDYSLTQNCFSVNTLNGRAKLPYFAEGMSKYFDNTIYRFGTAKLINKHGKYYLHIPVTYDVEESNISDICNVVGVDRGINFVVATYDSKHRSGFVSGKAIKQKRANYSKLRKQLQKRQTPSSRRRLKAIGQRENRWMQDVNHCISKALVENNPKHTLFVLEDLTGVRNATEHVRIKDRYVSVSWSFYDLEQKLIYKAKKNQSSVIKVDPRYTSQCCPICGHTEKSNRNKKIHLFTCKNCGYKSNDDRIGAMNLYRMGINYLYDSQVPNTVATE, encoded by the coding sequence ATGCAACAGATAACTATAACAGCAAAAGTTCAAATAGTCGCCAATGATACAGATAAAGTTTCGCTTGATGAAACTATGTCTGTTTATCGTGATGCCTGTAATTATGTTTCAGACTATGTATTCCGAACTCATGATTTAAAACAGGTTTCTCTTAATAAGGTTTTGTATTCTACGCTAAGAGAAACTTTTGGTCTTAAATCGCAAATGGCTCAGTCCGTTTTGAAAACGGTCATTGCAAGATATAAAACTATTCTCGAAAATCAAAATAAGTGGATACAACCAATCTTCAAGAAACCTCAATATGATTTGGTTTGGAACAGAGATTATTCTTTAACGCAGAACTGTTTTTCTGTGAATACACTGAATGGTCGTGCTAAACTACCATATTTCGCTGAAGGTATGTCTAAATATTTTGACAACACAATCTATAGATTTGGTACAGCTAAGCTCATAAACAAACATGGTAAATATTATCTTCACATACCAGTAACTTATGATGTCGAAGAAAGTAATATTTCTGACATTTGTAATGTTGTAGGCGTTGACAGAGGAATTAACTTTGTTGTTGCAACCTATGACAGTAAACACAGGTCTGGATTTGTTAGTGGAAAAGCTATTAAACAGAAACGTGCTAACTATTCCAAACTTCGTAAACAACTCCAAAAAAGACAAACTCCATCTTCAAGAAGAAGACTTAAAGCTATCGGTCAACGAGAAAACCGTTGGATGCAAGATGTGAATCACTGCATTAGTAAGGCACTCGTTGAAAATAACCCAAAGCATACACTTTTTGTATTAGAAGATTTAACAGGCGTTCGTAATGCCACAGAGCATGTCAGAATAAAAGACCGTTATGTTTCTGTATCGTGGTCTTTCTATGATTTAGAACAGAAACTAATTTACAAGGCGAAGAAAAATCAATCTTCTGTAATTAAGGTAGACCCTCGTTATACGAGTCAATGTTGTCCTATTTGTGGGCATACGGAAAAGTCTAACCGTAACAAGAAAATACATTTGTTTACTTGTAAAAATTGTGGCTATAAGTCCAATGATGATCGTATTGGAGCTATGAATCTGTATCGTATGGGAATAAACTATCTTTATGATAGCCAAGTACCTAATACAGTTGCAACAGAGTAA
- a CDS encoding single-stranded DNA-binding protein — protein sequence MNNVTLMGRLTRDVELRYTQSQVAIGRFTVAVNRRLTKDKRQQAEANNQPTADFISCVAFGKQAETIAQYVSKGMRVSLSGRLQTGSYQNKQGQTVYTTDVVVEQFDFIDSNNQANNNQGYQPANQQPANNQQNNQPFDDDLGMDDMAFDEELPF from the coding sequence ATGAATAATGTAACTTTAATGGGAAGATTAACAAGGGATGTAGAATTGAGATACACTCAATCACAAGTAGCGATTGGTAGATTTACCGTTGCCGTTAACAGAAGATTAACTAAGGATAAAAGACAACAAGCTGAGGCTAATAACCAACCTACAGCTGATTTCATCAGTTGTGTTGCGTTTGGAAAACAAGCCGAAACGATAGCCCAATATGTGTCAAAGGGTATGAGGGTCTCATTATCTGGAAGATTACAAACAGGTTCTTATCAAAACAAACAAGGTCAAACAGTTTATACAACTGATGTTGTTGTTGAACAATTTGATTTTATTGATAGCAACAACCAAGCGAATAATAATCAAGGTTATCAACCAGCTAATCAACAACCAGCAAACAATCAACAAAACAATCAACCGTTTGATGATGATTTAGGTATGGATGATATGGCGTTTGATGAAGAATTGCCATTCTAA
- a CDS encoding replication initiation protein, protein MANEPIIWEQRNLIENFEYKRSVNFNNRFNTVPLRNFNATELNILMYLCSKLKRQRDKIIDISFEDIKTLTKYGSKDKERFIEDLQSTNRKLLDCKFSYETEDDLIDLVLFTTFKISKSQGKLTVRVNDDFLFLLNDFTEQFTRFELNEFVDLKSSYTKECYRRLKQFSDTGHWYVSIDRFRYELDIPDSYRMYDIDRRVLKPIKEELSELFDYFKIIKKKKGNKVIGLQFDFTRENREKKNKLDADEIIESYFDMQQELETHPSGKFYLEHKDEIEENRKKFLKLLEDKSE, encoded by the coding sequence ATGGCGAACGAACCGATAATATGGGAACAAAGAAATCTAATTGAAAATTTTGAGTATAAACGCTCCGTTAATTTCAACAACAGATTTAATACTGTTCCACTTCGTAATTTTAATGCTACTGAATTAAATATATTAATGTATTTATGCTCTAAGTTGAAAAGACAAAGGGATAAAATTATTGATATTTCTTTCGAAGACATAAAGACATTAACTAAATATGGAAGCAAGGATAAAGAAAGGTTTATTGAAGATTTACAATCAACAAACAGAAAATTATTAGACTGTAAATTCTCCTATGAAACAGAAGATGATTTAATTGACTTAGTATTATTTACTACATTTAAAATAAGTAAATCACAAGGCAAATTAACCGTAAGAGTTAACGATGACTTTCTATTTCTTCTAAATGATTTCACAGAACAATTTACTAGATTTGAACTCAATGAGTTCGTGGATCTTAAAAGCAGTTACACAAAAGAGTGCTATAGAAGACTTAAACAATTTAGTGATACAGGACATTGGTATGTTTCCATTGACAGATTTAGATATGAATTAGATATACCAGATTCGTATAGAATGTATGATATTGATAGACGTGTTCTAAAACCAATTAAAGAAGAATTATCTGAATTATTTGATTATTTTAAAATCATTAAAAAGAAAAAAGGAAACAAAGTTATAGGTCTTCAATTTGATTTCACCAGAGAAAACAGAGAGAAAAAAAATAAGCTAGATGCAGATGAAATTATCGAATCATACTTTGATATGCAACAAGAATTAGAAACGCACCCTTCCGGAAAATTCTATCTGGAACACAAAGATGAAATTGAAGAAAATAGAAAAAAATTTTTAAAACTTTTGGAGGATAAGAGTGAATAA
- a CDS encoding RNA-guided endonuclease InsQ/TnpB family protein: protein MRKKKGVKNKAIKYRLYPTTEQEIYFSKCFGCCRKIWNLMLCDREKSYKETGKSVKNTPALYKSEHPYLKEVDSLALANVYLDLELAYKRFFDKKGGYPKFKSLKKSRKSYTTNNQNGTIAITDNAIKLPKAGFVKAKIHRQPKSDWKLKSATIFQTTDSLYFVSVIFEYEENIDKTTNFDNCIGLDYKSDGLYMDSFGNVGDNHKFYRESHKKLAKEQRRLSRKIGSKKNEKKSNNYLKQLKKVNKIHRHIANQRLDNLHKKSNEIANRYDVVCVENLNMRNMSNKGFRNGKATMDNGYGMFLNLLAYKLNDRGKYLIKVDKWYPSSQICSLCGSKKKLALNERTYICECGNIIDRDLNAAINIKREGLRLLKEMVA from the coding sequence ATGAGAAAGAAAAAAGGAGTAAAAAACAAAGCAATAAAATACAGATTATATCCAACGACTGAACAAGAAATATACTTTTCTAAATGCTTTGGATGTTGTAGAAAAATCTGGAACTTGATGCTTTGTGATAGAGAAAAATCATATAAAGAAACTGGAAAATCTGTTAAAAATACACCTGCTTTATATAAATCTGAACACCCTTATCTTAAAGAGGTTGATTCGTTAGCCCTTGCTAATGTATATCTTGATTTAGAACTCGCATATAAGAGATTTTTCGATAAAAAGGGTGGTTATCCTAAGTTTAAGTCTCTAAAGAAATCAAGAAAATCATATACTACTAATAATCAAAATGGAACTATAGCTATTACGGATAACGCAATAAAACTACCGAAAGCAGGCTTTGTTAAAGCTAAGATTCATAGACAACCTAAATCTGATTGGAAACTAAAATCAGCAACAATTTTTCAAACTACAGATAGTCTTTATTTTGTATCGGTTATCTTCGAGTATGAAGAAAATATAGACAAGACTACTAACTTTGATAATTGTATAGGACTAGATTATAAGTCAGATGGTTTGTATATGGATAGCTTTGGTAATGTAGGAGATAATCATAAGTTTTATCGTGAAAGCCACAAGAAACTTGCGAAAGAACAAAGACGTTTATCTCGTAAAATAGGCTCTAAGAAAAACGAAAAGAAATCAAATAACTACTTAAAACAACTTAAAAAGGTCAATAAGATTCATAGACATATCGCAAATCAAAGACTAGATAATTTGCACAAAAAGTCTAACGAGATAGCCAATCGTTATGATGTCGTATGTGTAGAAAATCTTAATATGAGAAATATGTCTAATAAAGGATTTAGAAATGGAAAAGCCACTATGGATAACGGATATGGTATGTTTTTGAATCTCTTAGCATACAAGCTCAACGACAGGGGCAAATACCTTATCAAAGTCGATAAGTGGTATCCGTCAAGTCAGATATGTAGCCTTTGTGGTTCTAAAAAGAAACTAGCATTAAACGAAAGAACTTATATTTGTGAGTGCGGAAATATCATTGATAGAGACTTGAACGCAGCAATAAACATAAAAAGAGAAGGTCTAAGACTACTAAAAGAAATGGTAGCCTAA
- a CDS encoding DUF4176 domain-containing protein: MNKDNFTDLPLGTIIMIKKDNGYKDIVRITKKNTPNPFGDDETIYDYYGTEPYPVLIPEQLYFFYSDDIIEIIKYPENKKQMN, translated from the coding sequence GTGAATAAAGACAACTTTACTGACCTACCATTAGGAACAATTATTATGATAAAAAAGGATAATGGATACAAAGATATAGTAAGAATAACTAAAAAAAACACACCGAACCCATTTGGTGACGATGAAACGATTTATGATTATTATGGAACAGAACCGTATCCGGTCTTGATACCTGAACAGCTATATTTCTTTTATAGTGATGATATTATTGAGATTATAAAATATCCTGAAAATAAAAAACAAATGAATTAA
- the tnpA gene encoding IS200/IS605 family transposase codes for MVLDTNNHSVFLLHYHLIMCVKYRNNVIDDEINEFLKSVFVKIQDRYCIKLEEFNHDKDHVHILFKAEPKSELSKFINAYKSASSRLVKKQYPRIRKSLYDEMFWSQSFCLLSTGGATVDIIKNYIQEQGEKDEKEKRSKKQSNKIQIISND; via the coding sequence ATGGTATTAGATACAAATAATCATTCGGTCTTTCTGCTGCATTATCATTTGATAATGTGTGTTAAGTATCGAAATAATGTAATAGATGATGAAATAAATGAATTTCTTAAAAGTGTATTTGTAAAGATTCAAGATAGATACTGCATTAAATTAGAAGAGTTCAACCACGACAAAGATCATGTTCATATTCTTTTCAAGGCTGAACCTAAAAGTGAACTATCTAAGTTTATCAACGCATACAAATCAGCAAGTAGTAGACTTGTTAAGAAGCAATACCCTAGAATAAGAAAAAGCCTTTATGATGAAATGTTTTGGTCTCAAAGCTTCTGCCTATTGTCAACCGGAGGGGCAACTGTTGATATAATAAAAAATTACATTCAAGAGCAAGGAGAAAAGGATGAGAAAGAAAAAAGGAGTAAAAAACAAAGCAATAAAATACAGATTATATCCAACGACTGA
- a CDS encoding RNA-guided endonuclease InsQ/TnpB family protein yields the protein MRKKKGVKNKAIKYRLYPTTEQEIYFSKCFGCCRKIWNLMLSDREKSYKETGKSVKNTPAMYKSEYPYLKEVDSLALANVYLDLELAYKRFFNKKSGYPKYKSLKKSRKSYTTNNQNGTIAIMDNAIKLPKVGFVKTKIHRQPKSDWKLKSATIFQATDGLYFVSVIFEYEEKIDNTTNFDNCIGLDYKSDGLYMDSFGNVGDNHKFYREGHKKLAKEQRRLARKIGFKKNEKKSNNYLKQLKKVNKIHRHIANQRLDNLHKKSNEIANRYDVVCVENLNMRNMSNKGFRNGKATMDNGYGMFLNLLAYKLNDRGKYLIKVDKWYPSSQICSLCGSKKKLALNERTYICECGNIIDRDLNAAINIKREGLRLLKEMVA from the coding sequence ATGAGAAAGAAAAAAGGCGTAAAAAACAAAGCCATAAAATACAGATTATATCCAACGACTGAACAAGAAATATATTTTTCTAAGTGCTTTGGATGTTGTAGAAAAATCTGGAACTTGATGCTTAGTGACAGAGAAAAATCATATAAAGAAACCGGGAAATCTGTTAAAAATACCCCTGCTATGTATAAATCTGAATATCCTTATCTTAAAGAGGTTGATTCATTAGCCCTTGCCAATGTATATCTTGATTTAGAACTTGCGTATAAGAGATTTTTTAATAAAAAGAGTGGTTATCCTAAGTATAAGTCATTAAAGAAATCAAGAAAATCATATACTACTAATAATCAAAATGGAACTATAGCTATTATGGATAACGCAATAAAACTACCGAAAGTCGGCTTTGTTAAAACTAAAATTCATAGACAGCCTAAATCTGATTGGAAATTAAAATCAGCAACAATTTTTCAAGCTACAGATGGTCTTTATTTTGTATCTGTTATCTTCGAGTATGAAGAAAAAATAGACAATACTACTAACTTTGACAATTGTATAGGACTAGATTATAAGTCAGATGGATTGTATATGGATAGCTTTGGTAATGTAGGAGATAATCATAAGTTCTATCGTGAAGGCCACAAGAAACTTGCGAAAGAACAAAGACGTCTAGCTCGTAAAATAGGCTTTAAGAAAAACGAAAAGAAATCAAATAACTACTTAAAACAACTTAAAAAGGTCAATAAGATTCATAGACATATCGCAAACCAAAGACTAGATAATTTACACAAAAAGTCTAACGAGATAGCCAATCGTTATGATGTTGTATGTGTAGAAAATCTTAATATGAGAAATATGTCTAATAAAGGATTTAGAAATGGAAAAGCCACTATGGATAACGGATATGGTATGTTTTTGAATCTCTTAGCATACAAGCTCAACGACAGGGGCAAATACCTTATCAAAGTCGATAAGTGGTATCCGTCAAGTCAGATATGTAGCCTTTGTGGTTCTAAAAAGAAACTAGCATTAAACGAAAGAACTTATATTTGTGAGTGCGGAAATATCATTGATAGAGACTTGAACGCAGCAATAAACATAAAAAGAGAAGGACTAAGACTACTAAAAGAAATGGTAGCCTAA